TTAGGTTTATTTGACCCAAAAGGAAGCAATCCTTATGACAATATTAATTTAGATGTTGTAAATAGCGAAGCACATAGAGCTTTATCTAAAGAAGTCGCTCAAAAAAGTATCGTCCTTTTAAAAAACAATGGCATTTTACCTTTAAAAAATGATCTTTCCAAGTACTTTATAACAGGTCCGAATGCGGCTAGTGTAGAAATACTTTTAGGAAATTACTATGGAATAAATTCCAATATGGTCACTATATTAGAAGGTATTAGTAAAGCTATTCAGCCTACAAGCCAATTGCAGTTTAGATTAGGAGCTATGCTAAACAAGCCCTCTATAAACCCCATAAACTATGCGACTGGGCATGCAGGAAATAGCGACGTAACCATTGTAGTGTTAGGTGTTTCCAGCCAATTAGAAGGGGAAGAAGGAGACTCCATAGATTCAAATACAGCTGGTGATAGATTAGATTATGACTTACCTAAAAATCAAATAGATTACCTGACAGATCTAAGAAAAACAGCCGATAAAAATCCTAACGATAAAAAACCAATTATCACCATAATAACAGGTGGAAGTCCTATAAACTTAGCCGAAGTAGAAGCCTTGTCCGATGCCGTTTTATTTGTTTGGTATCCGGGTGAAGAAGGCGGAACAGCGGTTGCAGATATTCTTTTTGGAAATGTATCCCCTTCGGGAAGGGTACCAATTACATTTCCAAAGTCTTTAGACCAATTACCTGCTTTTAATGATTATGCCATGAAAGGGAGAACTTATAAATATATGAATGTAGATCCGTTGTATCCGTTTGGTTTTGGATTAAGCTACACTACATTTGCTTATAATGACATCAAAGTTTCATCATCTTCTATTTCAAAAATAGAACATGTTACTGTTGAAGTTAAAGTTACAAATACAGGGAAAGTAACATCCGATGAAGTGGTACAAGTTTATATTTCAGATTTAGAAGCATCGGTAATAGTCCCAAATTCACGATTGATTAAAACAAAACGCATCACTTTAAAAGCTGGTGCATCACAAAAAGTAGTATTTGAATTAACTCCAAAAGATTTTGAAATAGTAAACAATCAAGGTACTAGTATTATAGAATCTGGAGATTTTAAAGTTTCTATTGGTGGCTCAAGCCCTATGAAACGAAGTTTTGAATTGGGGGCTCCTAAAATGGCTGAAATTAAAATCACCGTAAACTAAATTAAAGATGAACAAATTGAAAGTTTTATTAATTGCACTCTTTCTCATTCAATCTAGCGGCTTAATTGGGCAGGTTAGACTTCCTAAACTTATAAGCGATGGTGTGGTATTGCAAAGAGATACCAAAATCCCTGTATGGGGATGGGCAAGTCCAAATGAAAAAGTAACGGTTCAATTCAATACAAAGAATTATAAAACCACGGCTTCTAATGAGGGTAAATGGGAATTAATACTGCCAAAAATGAAGGCTGGAGGTCCATATACAATGACAGTTTCTGGTAAAAACAGTATTGAAATAAAAGATATTTTAATTGGAGATGTTTGGCTTTGTTCTGGGCAATCAAATATGGAACATCAATTATTTAGACATGATGTTATTTATGCAAATGAAATTGCAACGGCTAACTACCCAGAAATACGTCACTATAAAGTTCCTAAAACAACGAGTATCTCGGGTGAAAAAGACGATTTAGAAGGTGGAAATTGGCAAAAAGCCGTTGGCGAAGAGGTGAATCCTTTTTCGGTTGTTTCATACTTTTTTGCTAAAAAGATTTATGAAAAATATCACATTCCTATTGGACTCATTAATGCTAGTGTTGGTGGCACGCCTATTGAAGCTTGGATTCCTAAAGAAGGTTACATGGCCTATCCAGACATTTTAAAAATAATCGAAGAAAATAAAGATACTGCTTTTGTAAATAGTCAAAAAAGAACGTTTCCTAGTGATACTTCAGTTCCAAAAATAACAGATAAAGGTTTAATTGGAGAAAAACCTTGGTATGCTGTAGATTTTGTTCCAAAGAATTGGAGAAGAATTAATATCCCTGGATATTGGGAAGACCAAGGCATTAAAGATTTAAATGGTGTTGTTTGGTATCGCAAAAACATTGAAATTCCAGAATCTATGGTTGGCGAGAAAGCCCGTGTTTTTTTTGGAAGAATTGTGGATGCCGATGAGTTATACATTAATGGTGAATTGGTTGGAAATACAACGTATCAATATCCACAAAGACGTTATGCAGTTCCTGAAAATCTTTTAAAAGTGGGCAAAAACACGTTTGTAATAAGAGTAACCAATAATTCTGGAAAAGGCGGATTTGTTTCTGATAAACCTTATTATATTTTCACAGAAAAAGATACGGTTGATCTCAAAGGCTATTGGAATTATAAAGTTGGAGATGTTTTTAAACCTTCTGAATTTAAAAATAACACCAACGAAAAACCAACAAGACGAATAAATCCACAAAACGAACCAACATCCCTTCATAATGCCATGGTAGCTCCTTACACACGATTTGCATTAAAAGGCATTCTTTGGTATCAAGGTGAAAGCAATTCTGGCCAACCAGAAAAATATAAAAGTTATATGGATGCTTTAATAACAGGTTGGAGACAGGTGTTTAATCAACCAGAATTACCATTTATATACGCACAACTCCCTAATTTCATGGAGGTATCTTACTTGCCTACAGAAAGTAGTTGGGCGGAATTTAGAGCAGCCCAACTTAAAGCTCTCTCCATCCCTAACACAGCAATGACGGTTAATATTGATTTAGGTGAATGGAATGATATTCATCCTGAAAACAAAAAAGACGTTGGAGAACGTATGGCTTTAGCAGGATTAAAATTGGCCTACAACCAAGATCTTGTATATTCAGGACCTTTATATAAAGGCTATGAAATAAAAGAAAACAAAGTAATTATTTCTTTTAATCATGTTGGTAGCGGATTAATACCCAATGATGGTGAAGCGTTAAGTGAATTTGCCATTGCAGGTAAAGACAAAAAATTTGTCTGGGCAAAAGCTAAAATTGAAGGTGATAAAGTCATTGTTTGGAGTGATGATATAGAAACACCACAATATGTGCGTTATGCTTGGGCGGACAATCCTGACAATCCAAATTTATACAATAAAGAAGGTTTGCCAGCTTCGCCATTTGAAACAAACTAATTAATGAATATCACCCTTAATAAAATATAATTATGAGAGCTTTTTTTATTTTTATTTCAATTTTATCATTGCCTTTTTTTCAATCTCTTTCTTCTCAAACAAATGAGAAAAACAGAGCTATAATACTTTCAGATATTGAAGCTGACCCCGACGACACACAATCTTTTGTACGCCTTTTTTTATATTCAAACCAAATAGATATTAAAGGGATTGTTGCCACAACGTCTTGTTGGCACAAAACAAGTGTTGAACCAGAATTCATTGAAAAAATCATTCATGCTTATGGCAAAGTACAACCAAACCTTGTAAAGCATGAAGCTGGGTTTCCTAGCGAAAAAGACCTCTTATCTCTTGTAAAAAGTGGCTTGCCAAAATATGGTATGTTAGGAGTGGGAGACGGAAAAGATTCTGAAGGCTCCGACTGGATTATTAAAATTCTTGAAGAAGAAGACGAACGCCCTTTATGGATATCGGTTTGGGGCGGTGTAAACACCCTTGCGCAAACTTTACATAAAATAGACAACACAAAATCTGAAAAAGAAGCAAAAAAACTTATTTCGAAACTTAGGGTTTATACCATTTCTGATCAGGATGATAGCGGTATTTGGATACGAAACAATTACCCAGATTTATTTTATATTGTTAGTCCAGGTGATGATTATGGAAGCGCGACATGGACTGGCATTAATACTTTTTTAAAAGGTATTAATAATAACGTTATTAGCAATAAATGGATTGCCAAAAACATACAACAAGGTCATGGCCCATTAGGTGCTGAATATCCAGATGTAGCTTGGGGCGTTGAAGGCGATACACCTGCATTTTTATCTTTAATTCCCAATGGACTAAACAATGCTGAGCATCCCGAATGGGGTGCTTGGGGAGGTCGCTACGAATGGTACAAACCCGATTTTTCAAAAACAAAAAAAGGAGGTTCCGATGTTCAAATAGCACCAGAAACAAGAAAAATTTGGACAAATGCTAATGATAATTACACACCCTATATCCATAGTGAATATGGTAGAGCAGTAAAAAAAGATACGGTTACATTTAACGATTATAAAATAACTTTAGCTCGCTGGCGTGAAGACTTTCAAAATGATTTTGCTGCACGTATGGATTGGTGTTTAAGCTCATATGAAGACGCAAACCATCCGCCTGTTCCTGTTTTAAGTCACTCTGAAACTATGATTGTAAAATCTGGAGAAGGATTTAGTTTAAATGCGAGTGGTTCTACCGATCCTGATGGAGACAATCTTAGTTTTTTATGGTTTAACTATCCAGAAGCTGGATCTTATACTAAGGAAATAAAAATTAATGGTGCAGAAAACGCTCATGGCGCATATATTACTGCACCAGTTGTAGATAAAAAAGAAACAGCTCATTTTATTTTAAAACTGACAGATAAAGGAACCCCTGCATTAACAAGATACAAAAGAATAATTGTAACCGTAATACCAAAATAAATAGTTATTAAAGATTATATGCTTAGTTTCTTTTAGAAGATTCACGAACAAGTACTTCGGTATTTAAAAATGTGATTTCTTTAACCTCGTCTCTTT
The genomic region above belongs to Mariniflexile litorale and contains:
- a CDS encoding glycoside hydrolase family 3 C-terminal domain-containing protein; the protein is MKQLKISILFFILILLTLSSCKDKNLNNPESSSADDSKIKYEFPFYNPSLSIDERVQDLISRLTLEEKVAQMMNGTPEIKQLNIPAYDYWNEALHGVGRSCSATVFPQAIGLGATFDADLAFRVSSAISDEARAIYNATTEKGYNKQYNGLTFWTPNINIFRDPRWGRGQETYGEDPYLTSILGSAFVKGLQGNDPNYLKTAACAKHFAVHSGPEKVRHEFNAEVNQKDLWETYLPAFKALVDVHVESVMCAYNQTNGEPCCSNNYLITDVLRDKWQFKGHVLTDCSALVDFYKQTNEGGHGVVKTEAEAAALAVKSGVSLNCGGTYFSLIDAVKEGLITEKEIDKQLAILLKTRFKLGLFDPKGSNPYDNINLDVVNSEAHRALSKEVAQKSIVLLKNNGILPLKNDLSKYFITGPNAASVEILLGNYYGINSNMVTILEGISKAIQPTSQLQFRLGAMLNKPSINPINYATGHAGNSDVTIVVLGVSSQLEGEEGDSIDSNTAGDRLDYDLPKNQIDYLTDLRKTADKNPNDKKPIITIITGGSPINLAEVEALSDAVLFVWYPGEEGGTAVADILFGNVSPSGRVPITFPKSLDQLPAFNDYAMKGRTYKYMNVDPLYPFGFGLSYTTFAYNDIKVSSSSISKIEHVTVEVKVTNTGKVTSDEVVQVYISDLEASVIVPNSRLIKTKRITLKAGASQKVVFELTPKDFEIVNNQGTSIIESGDFKVSIGGSSPMKRSFELGAPKMAEIKITVN
- a CDS encoding sialate O-acetylesterase, which encodes MNKLKVLLIALFLIQSSGLIGQVRLPKLISDGVVLQRDTKIPVWGWASPNEKVTVQFNTKNYKTTASNEGKWELILPKMKAGGPYTMTVSGKNSIEIKDILIGDVWLCSGQSNMEHQLFRHDVIYANEIATANYPEIRHYKVPKTTSISGEKDDLEGGNWQKAVGEEVNPFSVVSYFFAKKIYEKYHIPIGLINASVGGTPIEAWIPKEGYMAYPDILKIIEENKDTAFVNSQKRTFPSDTSVPKITDKGLIGEKPWYAVDFVPKNWRRINIPGYWEDQGIKDLNGVVWYRKNIEIPESMVGEKARVFFGRIVDADELYINGELVGNTTYQYPQRRYAVPENLLKVGKNTFVIRVTNNSGKGGFVSDKPYYIFTEKDTVDLKGYWNYKVGDVFKPSEFKNNTNEKPTRRINPQNEPTSLHNAMVAPYTRFALKGILWYQGESNSGQPEKYKSYMDALITGWRQVFNQPELPFIYAQLPNFMEVSYLPTESSWAEFRAAQLKALSIPNTAMTVNIDLGEWNDIHPENKKDVGERMALAGLKLAYNQDLVYSGPLYKGYEIKENKVIISFNHVGSGLIPNDGEALSEFAIAGKDKKFVWAKAKIEGDKVIVWSDDIETPQYVRYAWADNPDNPNLYNKEGLPASPFETN
- a CDS encoding nucleoside hydrolase-like domain-containing protein yields the protein MRAFFIFISILSLPFFQSLSSQTNEKNRAIILSDIEADPDDTQSFVRLFLYSNQIDIKGIVATTSCWHKTSVEPEFIEKIIHAYGKVQPNLVKHEAGFPSEKDLLSLVKSGLPKYGMLGVGDGKDSEGSDWIIKILEEEDERPLWISVWGGVNTLAQTLHKIDNTKSEKEAKKLISKLRVYTISDQDDSGIWIRNNYPDLFYIVSPGDDYGSATWTGINTFLKGINNNVISNKWIAKNIQQGHGPLGAEYPDVAWGVEGDTPAFLSLIPNGLNNAEHPEWGAWGGRYEWYKPDFSKTKKGGSDVQIAPETRKIWTNANDNYTPYIHSEYGRAVKKDTVTFNDYKITLARWREDFQNDFAARMDWCLSSYEDANHPPVPVLSHSETMIVKSGEGFSLNASGSTDPDGDNLSFLWFNYPEAGSYTKEIKINGAENAHGAYITAPVVDKKETAHFILKLTDKGTPALTRYKRIIVTVIPK